In Microbacterium sp. No. 7, the genomic window CGACGTCGTCGACGCTCGTGACGTCGCCGGGCACGAAGCGGGCGTTCTCGCCGAGGTCGCGGGCGACCTGCTCGCCGGGCGACGACGCCAGGTCGAGCAGGAAGACCCGCGCGCCGCGCGCGAGCAGACGGCGCGCGGTCGCGAGGCCGAGCCCGGAGGCCCCGCCGGTGATGAGGGCGTGGGCGCCTTCGATTCGCATGTTTCTCCTTCGGATCGAGCCGTCGTGCGGCGGGTCAGAGTCGTTCGATGATCGTGGCGTTGGCCATGCCGCCGCCCTCGCACATGGTCTGCAGGCCGTAGCGGCCTCCGGTCGCCTCGAGGTGCGCCAGCAGCGTGCCCAGCAGTCGCGTGCCCGACGAGCCGAGCGCGTGGCCCAGCGCGATCGCGCCGCCCCACGGGTTGAGCCTCTCGGGGTCGGCGCCGAGCTCCTCGGCCCACGCGAGCGGCACGGAGGCGAACGCCTCGTTGACCTCGTACGCGTCGAGGTCGTCCATGCGGAGCCCCGACCGTTCCAGGATCCGCCGTGTGGCGGGGATCGGGCCCGTCAGCATGTAGAGCGGGTCGTCGCCGACGACCGCGAAGGAGTGGAAGCGCGCCCGCGGCGTGAGCCCGAGCGCGTTCGCGCGCTCCTCGCTCATGATGAGCACGGCCGAGGCGCCGTCGGTGAGGGGAGAGGAGTTGCCGGGCGTGATGTTCCAGCCGACCTGCGGGAAGCGCCGGGCGATCGCCTCGTCGCGGAACGACGCGGGCAGGCCCGCGAGCTTCTCGACGGTCGTGCCGGCGCGCACGGTCTCGTCGACGGTGTGCACGACCGTCTGCCCGTCGGCGGTCTCCACCGAGATCGGCACGGTGGTCGAGTCGAAGAGGCCGGCCTCCAGCGCGGCGGCCGCGCGGGCGTGCGACAGCGCGGCGAACTCGTCGAGCCGGGCGCGGTCGTAGCCCCACTTCGCGGCGATGAGCTCGGCGGCGACGCCCTGGTTCACCAGGCCCTCGGGATAGCGGGCGTGGATGCGCGGCGAGTTCGGCGTGCCGCCCGCGGTGGACGAGCCCATCGGCACGCGGCTCATCGACTCCACGCCGCCCGCGATGACGATGTCGTAGGCGCCCGCGATCACGCCCTGCGCGGCGAAGTGCGCGGCCTGCTGGCTCGAGCCGCACTGGCGGTCGATCGTGACGCCGGGCACCGACTCGTCGAGGCCCGCGGCGAGCACGACGTTGCGGGCGAGGTTCGTGCTCTGGTCGCCGACCTGGCCGACCGCGCCCATGATCACATCGTCGATCTGATCGGGCTCGAGCCCGTTGCGCTCCCGGAGCGCCGCGACGACGTGCGCGCCGAGGTCGACCGGATGGATGCCCGACAGGGCGCCCCCGGGCTTGCCCCGTCCTGACGCGATGCGGACGGCATCGACGATGACTGCGTTGACCATTTCTCTCCTTCTTCGGATGCACGCGGTGCGCGTGCGTCAGCTCGTGCGGGCGCGGGACCGCTCCAGGAACGCTCGCATGCGTGCGCGGGTGTCGTCCAGGGCGATCTGGTCGGCGAGCCCGCGGACCTCCGCGGCGAGGTGCTCCTCGTATCCGGGGTGGTCGGCGCGCAGGAGCGCGACCGTGCGCGCCTGCGCCTGGGCCGGCCCCGCCGCGAGACGCCCCGCGAGGGCGTCGACCGCGGCGTCGAGCTCGTCGGGCGCGGCCACCGTGGTGACGAGACCCCAGTCGCGCGCCTCCTCGGCGCTCAGCACGCGGCCCGTGAGGGCGAGCTCGATCGCGCGGCGCTCCCCGACGACGCGCGGCAGCAGCCGGCTGACGCCGCAGTCGGGAGTGAGCCCGACTCCGGCGTACGCGCTGAGGAAGACGGCCGCGCTCGACGCGACCACGACGTCGGCGTTGAGCACGAGGGCGAGGCCGGCGCCCGCCGCCGCACCCTGCACGCGGGCGACCACCAGGTGCGGCGCGTCGCGCAGCGCCGGGAGCACGTCGTGCATCGTGGACGCCAGCCGCGTGAGGTACGCGCCGGGGTCGGGCGCCGTCGACACCGCGGCGACGTCGCCGCCCGCGCAGAACAGCGCGCCGTCGGACTGCAGCACGACCACGAGCGGCTCCTCGATCAGGAGCAGCTCGCGGACGGCGGCGGCGAACGCCTCGGCCAGGGGCTGGTCGAGCGCGTTGCCGACGTCACCGCGGCGCAGGGTCAGGTGCGCGATGCGGCCGTCGCGCTCGAGGGTTGCGAGCTCGGGCATGGTGTGCTCCTCTGGTCAGGACGCGCGGGCGAGCGATCGCGGCGACCTCGCGCATGAGCGCGATGAACTCCTCGGCCTCGGGCGTCGGCAGCAGTCGGTCGGCGGGCATCTCGGCTCAAGAGGTCACGCGTTCGCCGACGGCGCGGTAGAGGAAGCCCTCGGGGCGCCGCTCCCGACTCGTGTCGAGGGCGTCGCTGAGCGCGATCGAGCCGTCGGCCATCGCGGCGTTCAGCGCGTCGAGCGCCGCGGCCGGGTCGCCGTCGAGCTCGTAGACGACCATGTAGCCGAACGGGGCGCGCGCGTTGCGCGGATGGTCGTCGAGGCGGTAGCGCTGCGCCGACGCGAAGCCGGGCACCGCGAGCACGTCGGGGATGTGGGTCTCGTCGTACCACTCGTTGTACTCGTCTTCGCGCCCTTCCACGGCGTTGGACCGGAGGACGAAGAGGGAACGGGTCATGGTGATCTCTTCCTGTCGAGGGGAATCGTGGGGACTATCGCGTCGCCCAACGCTGTGCCGCGACGGCGCCGCCGTCGACGAGCAGGTCGGTGCCGGTGACGTAGGAGGCCTGCTCGCTCAGCAGGAAGGCCGCGGCGTCGGCGATCTCGGTCGCGGTGCCGGCGCGGCCGGCGGCGCTGAGGTCGAGCAGGGCGCGGATGCGCTCGCCCTGCGCACCGGACTCCTCGTGCCGGCCCATGCGGGTGATCGTGTGACCGGGGCTCAGCGAGTTCAGCCGCGCGCCGCGCCGGGCCCAGGCCAGGCTCGCCGCGGCGGTGCGGGCGCGGATGCCCCGCTTCGAGACGCGGTAGGCGTCGCCGGGGGTCAGCTCGTGCAGGCCCGCGCGCTCGATGACTCGGGGGAGCTCGTCGACGGGGGCGAGCGCGAGCGCGCGGCCGACCTCCTCGTCGATCGGCGGGGCGAAGTCGGCCGCCATGCTGCAGATCACGACGCCCGCGCCGCCGGGGGCGATCACGTCGCCGAACGTCTCGATCACCCGTCCCACGCCGATGAGGTTGGTCGCGAGGATGACGCGTGCGTCTGACCCCGACGGGCTCACGCCGGAGGTCACGACGACGCTGCGCACGGGGCCGAGCTCCTGGGCACGGGCGGCGAGGGCGTCGATCGAGGGGGCTTCGCACACATCGACGGCCTCGGCGACGGCGCCGAAGCCGTCGCCCTCGAGGCGCTCGGCGACGGCAGCCGCGTGCGCGCGGTCGAGGTCGGCGAGCAGGATCCGGCGGCCGGCGCCGCCGCGGCGGGCGATCGCCTCGCCCATGCCGCCCGCGCCGACGATCACGGTCACGTCGTGTCGCAACATTCGTCCGCTCTCTTCGATCGGGCCCCGTCCGTGCGGACCGGGCCGCCCGGGCACGTCCCGGTGAGCTTCCATAATAGATGAATCAATAAGCTATTTGGTTCAGCGAGGTCACACGCCCAGCAGGGCGTAGCTGTCGAGGTCGTCGACGGCCGTCACGAGGCGCTGCGAGAACTCCTCGGTGATGGGCCGGGCCACGCGGCGTGTGACGGCCCAGAGGTAGTAGCCGTAGATCATCCCCGCGCGGTACGAGTCCCATGCGGTCGTCGCGGGCGGCGCGTCGACGCCGCGCGCCCGCAGGGCGTCGAGGTACGACTCCAGCAGTGCGCGCTCGTGGGAGCGGCGCTGCTCGACGCTCAGTGCCGCACCCACGTGGTAGGCGACGTCGATCGCCCAGGTGCTGCGCTGCAGCACCTGCCAGTCGATCAGGGCCATGCGGCCGTCGATTGTGTACAGGTTGCCCGCGTGCGCGTCGCCGTGCACGAGCGTGCGCACGTCGCCCCGGCCCCGCTCCGCGAGCGCGCGGATGCCGTGGTGCAGTCGTTCGGCGTCGGCGAGACCGGGGTGCGTGGCGAACCGGCCGTCGTCCATGAGGAGCTGCAGGTCGGTCGCGGGCATCAGCGGCGTGTCTGCGAGCGACTGGAGCCAGTCGCCGACCCAGGGCACGTCGTCGAGCCCCGACTCGTGCCAGTGCGCGGCGTGCAGCGTCGCGAGCGCGGCGAGGCTGTCGCGGGCCTGCTCGGGGGAGTAGGGCTCCAGGGCCGACAGGAAGCGGCCGCCCCGTGCGACGACGTCGTCCATGATCAGCAGGCCGTGGCCGCTCGCCTCGTCGATCCGCGCGTAGCGGGCGTGCGGCACCACGATGTCGAGCCGCGGCGCGATCTCGCGGTAGAACCGCACCTCGTTCTGGGTGCTCCGGGCCCGGTTGGCCGGGAGCGGGTCGTGGTCGAAGAACCCCTTCACGCAGAGCGACTGCGAGGGGAGGGCGTCGTCGAGGTCGATACGCAGGCGCACCTTCGTGGCGACGGTCTTGATGGTCTCGACGACCTCGACGGCGCGCACGGGCAGGTCGAGGCTCGCGGACAGCCACGCGGGATCGAGGATCTCGTCTACGGCGGTGGGGGCGGGATTGATCGTGGCGGGCATGCGTCCGTCTCCTCATGATCTCCGAGAAATTGCTGACGCTGACGTCAGTGTCCTCTATAGTAGTCACGACGGACCCCGGATGCGAGGAGGCACAATGTCCGGCTCGAAGCGCGAATCGGAGATGATCGTCGCTCCCGCGCAGCGCGATCTCGGAGAGCTCGCCCGGCAGTTGACGGCCTGGCTCCAGGCACGGCTGGGCGTGCGCGAGGTGCGCGTGCGCGACCTCTCCTACCCCCGCGGCGCGGGTCAGTCGCACGAGACGATCCTGTTCTCGGCGGCATGGGACGACGCCGACGGCGCCCACGACCGGGGTCTCGTCGTGCGCATCAAGCCGACGGCCTTCACGGTGTTCTACGACGACCTGTTCGAGGAGCAGTTCCGGCTGATGCGGGTGCTTCACGAGTCCGGCCGCGTGCGCGTCGCCCCGACGCTCTGGCTGGAGGACGACCCCGAGATCCTCGGCGCGCCCTTCTTCGTGATGGAGCGGCTCTCCGGCCGCGTCGCCGTGTCGCATCCGCCCTACACCGACGTGGGCTGGGTCGCCGAGGCGAGCCCCGCCGAACGCGAGCGGCTCTTCCGCAACAGCATCCGCGAGCTTGCCGCGATCTCGTCGATCCCGCTGGACAGCGTCGGCTTCCTCGCCGGGCCCGGCGGCGTCACGGGCATGGAGCAGGAATGGGATCGGTGGACGCGCTTCCTCGACCGCATCGACCGGCACGGGCGCCCCGCGCCCGTGCATCGCCGCGTGTGGGAGAGGCTCAGGGACACGATGCCCGGCAACCGGCCCGCGGGCCTCGTCTGGGGGGACGCGCGCCTCGGCAACGTTATGGTCGACGACGACTTCGAGGTCGTCGCGCTGATGGACTGGGAGCAGCCGTCGCTCGGCGGCGCGCTGCACGACCTGGGCTGGTGGCTCGTCAACCAGCGCACCAAGATCTTCCAGCGCGGCGGCCGGCCGTTCGAGGGCATGCCCGACGCGGAGACCACCGCGGCCCTGTGGCGGGAGCACACCGGCATCCCGACCGACGGGCTGGAATGGTACGAGGCGTTCGCGGGGTTCAAGACCGCGTGTCTCGCCGTGAACATGATCGACCTGCGCGCCGGCGCGGTCGACGAGCGGGGCGTCGCGCAGACCGACCAGCTGCGCGTCGTCCGCGAGCTGACGGGGGTGTGACGGATGCCCGTGTCACAGACCATCAAGCTGCGCGTCCGCTCCGCCGAGCTCGTCGCCGAGGGCGTCCGGCAGCTCGAGCTCGAGTCGATGGCGGGTCTCGACCTGCCGCCGTGGCAGCCGGGCGCGCACATCGAGGTGAGGCTTCCGTCGGGTCTCGTGCGGCACTACTCGCTGTGCGGAGACCCGGCCGACCGCAAGGTCTACCGCATCGCGGTGCTGAGGGAGGCCGCGGGGCGGGGCGGGTCGATCGAGCTGCACGACGCGGTCGCCGCGGGCGACGCGATCGAGGTGCGCACGCCGCGCAACAACTTCGAGCTGCACCCGGCCGGCGGCTACCTCTTCCTCGGCGGCGGCATCGGCGTGACGCCGCTCATCCCGATGATGCGCGAGGCCGACGAGAAGGGCATTCCGTGGCGGCTCGTGTACGGCGGCCGTTCCCGTTCGTCGATGGCGTACGTCACGGCGCTGCAGGCCGAGCACGGCGAGCAGGTCGCGGTCTCGGCCGACGACGCCGAGGGCCGGCCCGACTTCGCCGCCCTGCTCGACGCGCTCGTTCCCGGCACCGCCGTCTACGCGTGCGGTCCGACCCCCATGCTCGACCTGCTCGCCGCGATGGCGGTCGAGCGCGAGCCCGCGGTCGACCTGCACCTGGAGCGCTTCGCGGTCGACGCGGTCGACATCACGGGCGAGCCCTTCGAGGCCGAGCTCACGCGCAGCGGGGTCACGATCGAGGTCGGGTCCGACGAGACCCTGCTCGGCGCCATGCTCCAGCGCGGCCTCAACGCCCCGTACTCGTGCGAGAACGGATACTGCGGAACCTGCGAGGCCGTCGTGCTCGAGGGCGAGCCCGACCATCGGGACACCTATCTGACCGATGACGAGAAGGCGGACGGCTTCACCATGATGATCTGCGTCAGCCGGTGCGCCGGCCGCCGCATCGTCCTGGACCTCTGACCCGAACTGGAAGGACAAGCAATGGCCACATTCGAACACGCGATCGTCCTCGGCGGCAGCGTCGCCGGGCTGCTCGCGGCCACCGCGCTGAGCCCGCACTTCGAGCGGGTGACGATCGTCGACCGCGACGAGCTCCTCGTCGAGGGGCCGGAGGCGCGGCTCGGGCGTCGCGGCGTGCCGCAGTCGAACCAGATCCACCACATGCTGCTGCTGGGCAAGCAGAAGGTCGAGGCGCTGCTGCCCGGCTTCGAGCAGGAGCTCATCGACCTGGGCTGCGAGCGCTACGACGACACCGCCGACTTCGCCCAGTGGGCGGGCGGCGCCTGGCGCATCCGCGTGCCCTCCGAGCTGCAGATCATCGCGTTCCAGCGTCCGCTCTTCGAGTGGGCGCTGCGCCGTCGCGTGCTCGCGCTGCCCAACGTGGTCACGGTCAAGGGCATGGCGGCGGGCCTCCTCGCCGAGGAGGGCGACGCGCGCGTCATCGGCGCGAAGGTGCGCGGCGTCGAGGGCGGCACGCTCACGGGCGACCTCGTCGTCGACGCGACGGGCCGCGGGTCGCGATCGGCCAACTGGATCGAGGACCTCGGCTACGAGAAGCCCGAGGAGCGGCACCTGCGCATCTACATGGGGTACTCGACGTTCACGGCGCGCTTCCCCGAGGGCGTGCTGCCGCACGGGCTGGCGGGCATCATGGTCACCGGCTCGCCCGAGAACCCGCGCGGCGGCTCGATCCGGCCCGCGGGCGGCGGCCTGCACGACGTCGTGGCCTACGGCATGCTCAAGAACTACCCGCCCGACGACTTCGACTCGGTCATGGAGTTCTTCCGCAAGCTCGACAGCCCCCTGATCTCCCAGTACGTCAGCCGGGCCGAGATCCTCAGCGAGGTCGCTCCGTACCAGATGCCCGGCAATCAGCGCCGCATGTGGGAGGACCTGACGCGACGCCCCGAGGGGTTCGTCGTCGTCGGCGACGCCGTGACCTCGTTCAACCCGCGGTACGGGCAGGGCATGACGATGGCCTCGCTCGGCGCGACCGTGCTCGGCGAGCAGCTCGCGGGACGCACCGTGATCGACGGCCTCGCCGACGCGGTGCAGACGGCGCTCGGCCCGTGGGCCGACATGGCGTTCAACCTCGCCTACTCGCTCGACTCGCAGTACCCCGACGCGGAGTACGAGAACCTCGAGCCCCCGTCGGCCCGGGACAAGGCGCGGGCGCGTGCCCTCACGGCGGCGCAGACCGAGGAGGCGCACGTGCTGATCGCCGCGAAGTCGGCGTCGCTGACGATGGACCCGTCGTACATGCAGGCGCCCGACGTCGTCGCGACCATCGACGAGTGGATCGCATCGGGGCGTCGACCCCGGCCGGAGGCCACCGACCCGCTCGAGCCGCCTCGACTGACGCTCGCACCCGCTTCGGCCGCCTGACGGCCGACGGGTTAGCCTGTCCGCATGGCCAAGAAAGACGACGCTTCCCCGACGTTGCGCCGCACGCCGACGCAACGTCGGGGAAGCGGCGCAGAGACGCGCAACAAGCTCCTGATCTCCGCACGTCATCTCGCGGGAACGCGCTCGGTCGCCGACATCACGGTCGAGGCCATCACACACGGTGCCGACGTGTCGCGCGCCGCGTTCTACATGTACTTCGAGAACAAGAGCGACATCTGCCACGAGGTCGCCCAGAACGCGCAGCTGGCGTTCCGCGGGCGCGCGGCCGACTTCACCGTGCACGACGACCTCAGGGAGACGATCGTCGACGGCACGCGCGCGTTCGTGCTCGGCTTCCGGCACGACCGGCCCGGCATGCGGATGCTCTACGACCTCTCGTACGGCGAGCAGAGCATCCGCCGGCTCGTGCACGAGCTGCGCGCCGAGACCTATGCCCGGTGGACCGGCATCCTCGGCGACGCCGTCGCGGCCGGCACGGCGCGGCAGCTCGACGACGTGCCCGGCGTGACGCGCCTGCTCTGCGGCATGATGGAGACCTTCTGCGTGCGCTCGATGCGCACGACGGAGTACCGGGGCACCCGGATGGACGCGCCGCGCGGCGCCGCGCAGGTCGCCGACCTGTGGTGGCGCGCCGTCGCCCCCTGAGACAGCGGCCGGCTCAGGGATCGGCTGTGCGCTCGGAGCCGTGCGCTCCTCAGAGCGTCGCGGCGAACCGCCGCAGCGTCTGCACGAGCAGGTCGGGCGTCTCCAGCGCGGCGAAGTGGGCCCCCGCGGGCATGTCGGCCCAGTACGTGACGTTGTACTCCTCCTCGGTCCAGTGCCGCAGCGCGGGGACGATGTCGTGCGGCCACACC contains:
- a CDS encoding PDR/VanB family oxidoreductase, with the protein product MSQTIKLRVRSAELVAEGVRQLELESMAGLDLPPWQPGAHIEVRLPSGLVRHYSLCGDPADRKVYRIAVLREAAGRGGSIELHDAVAAGDAIEVRTPRNNFELHPAGGYLFLGGGIGVTPLIPMMREADEKGIPWRLVYGGRSRSSMAYVTALQAEHGEQVAVSADDAEGRPDFAALLDALVPGTAVYACGPTPMLDLLAAMAVEREPAVDLHLERFAVDAVDITGEPFEAELTRSGVTIEVGSDETLLGAMLQRGLNAPYSCENGYCGTCEAVVLEGEPDHRDTYLTDDEKADGFTMMICVSRCAGRRIVLDL
- a CDS encoding phosphotransferase family protein, whose amino-acid sequence is MSGSKRESEMIVAPAQRDLGELARQLTAWLQARLGVREVRVRDLSYPRGAGQSHETILFSAAWDDADGAHDRGLVVRIKPTAFTVFYDDLFEEQFRLMRVLHESGRVRVAPTLWLEDDPEILGAPFFVMERLSGRVAVSHPPYTDVGWVAEASPAERERLFRNSIRELAAISSIPLDSVGFLAGPGGVTGMEQEWDRWTRFLDRIDRHGRPAPVHRRVWERLRDTMPGNRPAGLVWGDARLGNVMVDDDFEVVALMDWEQPSLGGALHDLGWWLVNQRTKIFQRGGRPFEGMPDAETTAALWREHTGIPTDGLEWYEAFAGFKTACLAVNMIDLRAGAVDERGVAQTDQLRVVRELTGV
- a CDS encoding oxidoreductase family protein; the protein is MPATINPAPTAVDEILDPAWLSASLDLPVRAVEVVETIKTVATKVRLRIDLDDALPSQSLCVKGFFDHDPLPANRARSTQNEVRFYREIAPRLDIVVPHARYARIDEASGHGLLIMDDVVARGGRFLSALEPYSPEQARDSLAALATLHAAHWHESGLDDVPWVGDWLQSLADTPLMPATDLQLLMDDGRFATHPGLADAERLHHGIRALAERGRGDVRTLVHGDAHAGNLYTIDGRMALIDWQVLQRSTWAIDVAYHVGAALSVEQRRSHERALLESYLDALRARGVDAPPATTAWDSYRAGMIYGYYLWAVTRRVARPITEEFSQRLVTAVDDLDSYALLGV
- a CDS encoding thiolase family protein yields the protein MVNAVIVDAVRIASGRGKPGGALSGIHPVDLGAHVVAALRERNGLEPDQIDDVIMGAVGQVGDQSTNLARNVVLAAGLDESVPGVTIDRQCGSSQQAAHFAAQGVIAGAYDIVIAGGVESMSRVPMGSSTAGGTPNSPRIHARYPEGLVNQGVAAELIAAKWGYDRARLDEFAALSHARAAAALEAGLFDSTTVPISVETADGQTVVHTVDETVRAGTTVEKLAGLPASFRDEAIARRFPQVGWNITPGNSSPLTDGASAVLIMSEERANALGLTPRARFHSFAVVGDDPLYMLTGPIPATRRILERSGLRMDDLDAYEVNEAFASVPLAWAEELGADPERLNPWGGAIALGHALGSSGTRLLGTLLAHLEATGGRYGLQTMCEGGGMANATIIERL
- a CDS encoding enoyl-CoA hydratase/isomerase family protein, with the protein product MPELATLERDGRIAHLTLRRGDVGNALDQPLAEAFAAAVRELLLIEEPLVVVLQSDGALFCAGGDVAAVSTAPDPGAYLTRLASTMHDVLPALRDAPHLVVARVQGAAAGAGLALVLNADVVVASSAAVFLSAYAGVGLTPDCGVSRLLPRVVGERRAIELALTGRVLSAEEARDWGLVTTVAAPDELDAAVDALAGRLAAGPAQAQARTVALLRADHPGYEEHLAAEVRGLADQIALDDTRARMRAFLERSRARTS
- a CDS encoding SDR family oxidoreductase — encoded protein: MLRHDVTVIVGAGGMGEAIARRGGAGRRILLADLDRAHAAAVAERLEGDGFGAVAEAVDVCEAPSIDALAARAQELGPVRSVVVTSGVSPSGSDARVILATNLIGVGRVIETFGDVIAPGGAGVVICSMAADFAPPIDEEVGRALALAPVDELPRVIERAGLHELTPGDAYRVSKRGIRARTAAASLAWARRGARLNSLSPGHTITRMGRHEESGAQGERIRALLDLSAAGRAGTATEIADAAAFLLSEQASYVTGTDLLVDGGAVAAQRWATR
- a CDS encoding DUF4286 family protein — encoded protein: MTRSLFVLRSNAVEGREDEYNEWYDETHIPDVLAVPGFASAQRYRLDDHPRNARAPFGYMVVYELDGDPAAALDALNAAMADGSIALSDALDTSRERRPEGFLYRAVGERVTS
- a CDS encoding FAD-dependent oxidoreductase, with translation MATFEHAIVLGGSVAGLLAATALSPHFERVTIVDRDELLVEGPEARLGRRGVPQSNQIHHMLLLGKQKVEALLPGFEQELIDLGCERYDDTADFAQWAGGAWRIRVPSELQIIAFQRPLFEWALRRRVLALPNVVTVKGMAAGLLAEEGDARVIGAKVRGVEGGTLTGDLVVDATGRGSRSANWIEDLGYEKPEERHLRIYMGYSTFTARFPEGVLPHGLAGIMVTGSPENPRGGSIRPAGGGLHDVVAYGMLKNYPPDDFDSVMEFFRKLDSPLISQYVSRAEILSEVAPYQMPGNQRRMWEDLTRRPEGFVVVGDAVTSFNPRYGQGMTMASLGATVLGEQLAGRTVIDGLADAVQTALGPWADMAFNLAYSLDSQYPDAEYENLEPPSARDKARARALTAAQTEEAHVLIAAKSASLTMDPSYMQAPDVVATIDEWIASGRRPRPEATDPLEPPRLTLAPASAA
- a CDS encoding TetR/AcrR family transcriptional regulator; amino-acid sequence: MAKKDDASPTLRRTPTQRRGSGAETRNKLLISARHLAGTRSVADITVEAITHGADVSRAAFYMYFENKSDICHEVAQNAQLAFRGRAADFTVHDDLRETIVDGTRAFVLGFRHDRPGMRMLYDLSYGEQSIRRLVHELRAETYARWTGILGDAVAAGTARQLDDVPGVTRLLCGMMETFCVRSMRTTEYRGTRMDAPRGAAQVADLWWRAVAP